In Cervus canadensis isolate Bull #8, Minnesota chromosome 6, ASM1932006v1, whole genome shotgun sequence, one DNA window encodes the following:
- the C2CD4A gene encoding C2 calcium-dependent domain-containing protein 4A: protein MTSSSGASSGTGTCCLMWCLERLRLGPERLLRGRNRLYQDAARRTTALTPARCANVLTPDRIPEFCIPPRLVPCPTLTAIRDSWGEQAGTDDGAGRTDWDPRSQAALSLPHLPRARTAYGFCALLESPHTRRRESLFLGGPGAAALPPAPRPRAHTYGGGGGDYPLTPRARAPIAPREARSGSLLDALGPGPRCRRFLHASEELLRRVLRAQRNRDLARACSVSSTDGDDEDENEGPPGSGSPERAPGSSPSPTPNSRPERLEAEGTVTLGRAGGALRLAAEYSRASGRLRVRLLRAEGPTGGAAEPRAPVGCRVSFILKPRGAVVRRSRRAVLEQDLCVDGLSEDEVRRLAVRVKAENPGRGLERGRLLGQGELLLGPLLLL, encoded by the coding sequence ATGACCAGCTCCAGTGGAGCTTCCTCAGGAACCGGCACCTGCTGCCTGATGTGGTGCCTGGAGCGGCTCCGCCTGGGACCCGAGCGCCTCCTGCGGGGCAGGAACCGGCTTTACCAGGATGCAGCACGCCGAACCACGGCCCTCACGCCCGCCCGGTGCGCAAACGTGCTCACCCCGGACCGCATCCCAGAGTTCTGCATCCCCCCGCGACTCGTGCCCTGCCCGACTCTGACTGCAATCCGAGACTCCTGGGGAGAACAAGCAGGGACTGACGACGGCGCGGGCCGCACGGACTGGGACCCGCGCTCGCAGGCCGCACTCTCACTGCCGCACCTGCCCCGGGCGCGCACCGCCTACGGCTTCTGCGCGCTGCTCGAGAGCCCGCACACCCGCCGCAGGGAGTCGCTCTTCCTCGGGGGCCCGGGCGCCGCCGCGCTCCCGCCCGCGCCCCGTCCCCGGGCCCACACCTACGGGGGCGGCGGCGGAGACTACCCCCTCACGCCCCGGGCGAGAGCGCCCATTGCGCCCCGCGAGGCCCGCAGTGGCTCCCTCCTGGACGCGCTCGGCCCCGGGCCCCGCTGCCGCCGCTTCCTGCACGCCTCCGAGGAGCTGCTGCGCCGCGTGCTGCGGGCCCAGAGGAACCGAGACCTGGCCCGCGCCTGCTCTGTTTCCAGCACGGACGGAGACGACGAGGACGAGAACGAGGGCCCCCCCGGCTCTGGCTCCCCGGAGCGGGCCCCCGGCTCGTCCCCCTCGCCAACTCCCAACTCGCGTCCCGAGCGCCTGGAGGCCGAGGGCACCGTAACTCTGGGCCGCGCCGGGGGCGCCCTGCGCCTGGCCGCTGAGTACAGTAGGGCCAGCGGGCGCCTCCGCGTCCGGTTGCTCCGTGCCGAGGGCCCGACTGGAGGGGCCGCTGAGCCCCGCGCCCCCGTCGGCTGCAGAGTCAGCTTCATCCTGAAGCCGCGGGGCGCCGTGGTCCGGCGGAGTCGCAGGGCCGTCTTGGAGCAGGACTTGTGCGTGGACGGGCTCTCGGAGGACGAGGTGCGCCGCCTGGCCGTGCGCGTCAAGGCCGAGAACCCGGGCCGCGGGCTGGAGCGGGGCCGCCTGCTGGGCCAGGGCGAACTGCTGCTGGGACCCCTCCTGCTCCTCTGA